The window TCGAGATAACGTTATTCGAAAGCTTCAAGAGTTCTCCTCCAACATCAACAGCCTCACCAGCCATCCCTCTCTTAAGCAATAACCTCAAGAATCTCTCTGTCTCTTGCCTCCTCAATGGTAAAAGCTGGTTTAGCGTGTCGCCTCCGAGAAGTTCAGACATGCAAATCTTCTTCATGAATGGATGACTGTTGTTTTGTGGATAATGGTGCTTGTTCATGCTGTAAACTGCCAAGTGCTAACACATTCAAATTCTTTGCAGGTTAAACTTCTCTTGGGAATGCTTGTCACAAAGTGTGGACAGGGTGCTGTTAAAGATGTCATACCCGAAGAACATATGAAACTTCTTACCAACATACGCAAGGTAATTTGGACAAGCATTATAGTGTATTTTTTTCCTTCCTTTGGAAGAGTTTTTCTGAGATTTTCAATCAATTTCCTAACAGATCCAGGAACGGAAAGAGAGAAAATGGGGTGCTAAATCTGAGGAAACTAAATCACATTTCTCCAAAGCAACCAAGTCCGGGTAACGGTCAAAGTATTTGGTTGCATTATTAGGGACAGAGAAAATAGTTTCAGCACCAGAAATCTATGTTTGTGACTCTtgaatttctacccaatttcACATTTGATGTAGTATTGTTTTGCAAGTGTATATGATTGTTGCATATATGAAAGCAAAGTGAATGTTACTTTAGTGACTAGCTAGAAAAGCTACATCCAGTATGGTGCACCAAATGCCATTTTAAAACATGTTTGTGCATTAATATGGCATTGAAGCTGTGATTTTTGTTATTATGCACGATTCTTTTATGCACTGACAAATATATGTAAGCTTATTTTCAGGCAAAGTATGTAGAATCATACAAAAATCTTTTCAGATTTTGATGAAGAAAGTGGTGGGAGTGATGTGGACTATCTAAATGCCAAGACAATCTCTGGAAGGGGCAGATCCGAAGCAACTTCAGTGAGGTAAGATGTATCTTCTGACTTGCCCATTCTTATTACTGGCTGGATTCTTTTGctgattttgttattatttttaatatgtaatgAGTAAATTGGCATAGATCAAACATTTTGTAAGAGATAACTTCAATACTGCAAAATGTACTTTGGTTTGTATTGGAACTTAAAAATGGAGTGTTCCCAATTGTTGGTTGTTTCTGTAGGTCCAACATCAGGCCAAAAAAGAATTTGTCTGAGCACTTGTCTGACGAATCAGATGATGAACCGCTTGATCTGCTTGATCGCAGGAAAACATGGTCTGCTCTGAGATCATCTGAGCATCTCAAGAAAATCAAGGTCCGAAGATGATGAGATGGAGCTAGATCCCCATGGACGTTTAATTATCCGCGAGGAAGGGAAACAGAGGAAGGAAAAGCCTGCCGAACCTGAGTACGATGCTAGGAGCAAGCCTTATAGTCACTTGTCTGGGAAGTCTGGGACTAAAGCCCAGAAGCGAAGGAAAACATCAGACTCCGGGTGGGCTTACACGGGGAAGGAATATGCTAGCAAGAAAGCCAGGGGAGATGTGAAGAGGAAAGACAAGCTCGAACCATACGCATACTGGCCACTTGATAGAAAAATGATGAGTCGCCGACCACAGCAGCGTGCTGCAGCGAGAAAGGGTATGTCAAGTGTTGTAAAGATGACCAAAAGGTATGAAGGTAAGAGCGCTTCTGGTGTGTTGTCCATGAAGAGCTT is drawn from Arachis hypogaea cultivar Tifrunner chromosome 12, arahy.Tifrunner.gnm2.J5K5, whole genome shotgun sequence and contains these coding sequences:
- the LOC112728111 gene encoding LOW QUALITY PROTEIN: uncharacterized protein (The sequence of the model RefSeq protein was modified relative to this genomic sequence to represent the inferred CDS: deleted 1 base in 1 codon) gives rise to the protein MPRQSLEGADPKQLQSNIRPKKNLSEHLSDESDDEPLDLLDRRKTWSALRSSEISRKSRSEDDEMELDPHGRLIIREEGKQRKEKPAEPEYDARSKPYSHLSGKSGTKAQKRRKTSDSGWAYTGKEYASKKARGDVKRKDKLEPYAYWPLDRKMMSRRPQQRAAARKGMSSVVKMTKRYEGKSASGVLSMKSLKLKKKGSKKKM